A segment of the Sulfitobacter sp. D7 genome:
CCAAAAAGAAACTATTCTTACTTTATCCTTGAGTGAATGGGTCTATACAAGTATTATCTAGGAAAGAACTTGGGTTTCTATGATGAATAGTGGTTTTTCGGTCAAAGAAGAGTTGAGGAATGATGTCGACGCTCTGCAAGAGCCCGACGCCTTCGCCTATTTCGTCGACCCCTCTGAGCTTTCGGTGCTCGTGCAGGGCTGGCCCGAGGAGATGCGGCTGCTGCTTTGCATGGATGCGGGTGGGCTTTGTGAGTTCGTGGTCTTTCACAATGACGAAGAGCACGCGGTTTTCGACCGGGTTGCGGATATCCTTGATCGTCCCGTGGGCAGCTTTGCCGTCAGCCCAGAGGTTGAGGGGCATCCCTGCCGTAGGTTGTTGTTTTCTGAGGAAAACGCGCTGTTGAAGGCAATTCAGGAAAGCAAAACACTGGAAGAAACAGCGGCGGATTACCTGATCAACTACAACTTCGCCCGCGAAGAGGGCTTGGATTTCGACGAGTTGATGCGCCAGCGCCCCGAGTTGGAGCAGTTCCAGCGGGTCAGCACCAACAAGATCTTTCCTATCGGCACCCGCAAGCGCCGCAAGCTGCGCACGGGCCCGCCCGAAGGTTATATGCCCTCCGCCGAGGTGCAGCCGGGTGAGTGTTTCTACGTGCGCCTTGAAATGTGGCTCGCCGGCGGGCGGATGCGAATCGCGGCCAGCCCGGAAAAGCCGCTGCCCATGGTGCCGACCTTGGTGCGTGACATTGCGTTTCGTGACGATTTTGCATCAGTCTATATCCCCCGCGACACGCTCGCGGCGGAGTGGCGGCCCAAGGATAACATGGTGATCGACATCCCGGCCGAGCTTTTCCCCGCCGGATTCAGCGACAGTTGTGAGCGGCGCGAAGTGAAGGTCGCAGTCATGCCCCGGGGTATCTTTGTCGAATTCGGCGCACCGATTGACGTGCCCCCGGCACCCGAGCCTGAGTTGCTCGACCCCGCGACGTTGACGCCGCAACCGCCCGCACCACGCAAGAGCCTGTGGAAGTCGCTGCATATCCCGCTGATCGCGGTGGCAGGGCTGGGGGTGACCGGTCTGTTCAGCACGATCATCGCGCAGACGACGGGGAATGACGTGGTTCCTGATCCGGCCCCGAAAAGCGCGATTTTCAAAACCGTCGCGCAGATGGAGCCGTGATGCATTCTGCACAATATGGCGGAAAAGTGCTTGCCAATGCTTGCGCGGGTTCCAAATACAATTCGAATCGTGATAAGAATAAACGGCAAAGAATTATTTATCTTTGCTGCGTCCCTTGCGAAGCGCTTCTTGAATGCTTCGCGAACCTTGCAGAAGGCAAGATTAACTTAACAAGGAAGTTGCTTCATGCCTAATGTACCCCCCAAGCAGAATCTAAGCGATACCGCGATTGCGACCATCGTTTCGGGTTTCGCCAGCCGCAGCGACGTGACGATAGATGATATCTTGACCTTGGTCGAACGTCTGCGCGCCACCCCGGCTGACGCCCCTGCCACCGCATTGGCCAATATCCCCGCCGCCGTTGCGCCCATCGCGCCCAAGGCCCAAGGCATGACTGCCGCGCCGGGTGAGCAACCGATGACCGATGACACGATCTTTTGCCTGTGCTGCGGCAAGGGGTTCAAAATGCTCAAGCGTCACCTCGGGGCCGAACATGGGCTGACCGAAGCGGAATACCGCGTGATGTTCAGCCTGCCCGCCGACGCGCCGCTGGTCGCGCCGAGCTACTCCAAGCGCAAGGCCGAATACGCGAAACGCGCAGGGCTGGGCAAATACAGCCGCGACAAGTCGGACAACAACGCAGAGCTTTCCTGATCTGGCCCCGGGCCCGATCTTGCGTAGTCGGGAGGCCGTGTGATGGCTGACAAAAAGAACGCGATGATCATCATCAAGCGCTACGACGCGGAGGGCGGCCATGCCCACCACGGCGGCGGTTGGAAGGTGGCCTATGCGGACTTCATGACCGCGATGATGGCGTTTTTTCTGCTGCTGTGGATCCTCGCCGCCTCGGATGAGGAAAAACTGCGCGGTCTGGCCAATTACTTTACGCCGACGGTGTCGGATGGGGGCTCCTCATCGGATGCGGCGGCGGACCTGCGTCCGCTGATGGCGGCAGGGGTGATGACTGGCGCGGTCGATAACACCGGCAATGTGCAAAAGCCGACCTTTGGCCGGGACAACCCGATGATGGTTTTCGACAGCCGGCTGCGCGACAAACCGGCGGCAGTGGTCGTGGAATATGCCGAAGCCCCCGAGCCCGCAGCAGCCGCCGATCCCGCCACATTGGCCGCGATTGAGGAATCCGAGCGCCGCCAGTCCGAGATTGACCGCATGGCCGAAGACATCGCTGAGCGGATCACCTCGGACAGCGCGCTGAATGATCTGGCGCGCAATGTTCGGTTGGAGAAATCGAACGGGGCGCTGACGGTTCAGGTGCTGGATCAGGACGAACGGTCGCTCTTTGCACGGGGCAGTGCTGATGTGACGCCCAAGACCCGTGAATTGCTGCTGGCCATCGGTGATGTGATCGCCGATCAGAACCAGCCGGTTGAGATCGTGGGCCATACCGATGCCGCCGCCTTTGGCGCGAACAACGGCTACACAAACTGGGAATTGTCGGCGGATCGTGCCAACGCCACGCGTCGCACGTTGATGGCCGCAGGCATCGCTGGCGCGCGCTTCATGCGGGTTTCCGGTGTGGCCGACACACAACCGATCAACACAATCGATCCCTTGGCTTCGGAAAATCGCCGCATCTCGATTCGCTTGGTGTACCAGGCCGAGTAGCCCTTGTTTTCAAGGCTCTATCGGCCCGGTTGTGCGTAATTCAAGCCTCGGCAAAAGTGCGACATCCCTGCCGCTGATTCCCAAAAATAATATCCGGTCTTGAAAAATTGTTGACGGTCAAGGTCTTGCGATCTAGACCTAAAGCAATAAACGAGCACCGGGCACCTAAAAAACTTTTAAAAAACGCCCGGATAAACCATGGACAGAACGTCCTGAACGAGGCGGAAATGCAGGTAAACTCACTTATAGGTGGCATCTGGAAGGGTGCCTGCCACATGGATTCATCGGCCGATGGCCGTCATTTCAACATGCTGATCCGGGCGCTTATTCCGGTTCAAGCTTCGGTCTTTGAGATGCAGGATTGGGCCGGTCACCCGGTGGCAATGCCTGATTGCATCGAACCGATCCCGGGCATTTGCCTTGGAGATATCCTTGCCGAAGAACTCGACGCCGATGTGCCTTATGGCTCGCTCGTCGTCATTCGCAAAAGCGACAATTTCACAAATATCTCCCAAGCCGCCGGTGCGCTGGTGGGCGAAGTCTTGATCGGGATCATCGGGCGCGGACTGTTCCCGATGATGGACGAAGACAGCGTTCTGCATGCATTGGGTCAGGCATATCATCACGCGGCAGAGGCGGATGAGCTGCTCAAGCTGGGGCTTGAGCCTGCGGCCTTCCGCATGGGGCTGAGCGCGGTTCTGGGGCAGTACTGGGGCCGTCCGGTCGACAGTCACTCGGTCTTTGCAGCACAGCCCGCCGAGAGCGCGCAGATTTCGCTGCGGGCCCTGACCGGCACGGAGACACCCGTGACCCTCAATCAGTGGACTCTGCGGTTGAAAGCCCTTGTTGAAGGCCGCAGCGCGCGCCGCGCCTTCGAAGATCAGCGCGGAAACGTGCGGATCTCCTGATCCCAAAAGGGCCTTCGGATTCCCTTGCGAAGGCCCAAGTTGGAGGACGCGAAATGATTGCTCAGCTTCAGGTAGCACCTGCGGTGCAGACAGCCGCAGGTCTCGGGCAGCCGTCCCAAAAAGGGGCGGCCGAAGGCTTTGCTGCGCTGATGCAGGGCATGGCGGGCCAAGAGGCCGCGCCAGAGCCGCAAGTTCAGGGCATGCAAACCCCCTTGCCGGAAACAGACACCGCCGAGGATGCGCTGCCCGAGGGGATCGACCTTGAGACGGCAGAGGGGCTGATGGCCCTGATGGATCACGCCATCGCGGGGCTGGAGGAGACCAACAACCCGGTCACCCCAAAGGCCGCACTCGCCGCATTTGCCGAAGCCTTGGGCGCGGCGCCGCCCGACAGCGTCGGCGCGTTGGAAGCGGTGGCCCAGTTTGACGACCCCAGCCTTGAGGCCGCGCTGGAAGAAAAACTTGGCCGTGCCATGCGCATCCCGACGCCGACCAGCCAGCTGAGCATCGCGTCGGCGGTGGTGCCGGTCGTCGGGCGGATCGCCATCGTTAAGGGGCAGGCCTTACGGATGGCCGAAGGGGCAGCGCCGGCTTTGCAAATTGATGGTATCGTCGGTCAAGTGGCCGCCAAGCCGGTAACCTCGGGCGACACGCAGGTCCTGCGGTTGACGCCTGCTTCGACTACAGAAATGGGCGCCGCGCCCACCGCGCCCGTTGCGGCTGCTGCGTCCGCCGCCCCCGTTGCGGCTGCCGAGGCCAGTACAATTTCCGCCGCGCAGGTGGACTTGAGCGCGGAAGCCGCAGATCCCCGCATCACCGCCGCCGCCGACCGGTTCAGCGCCTCTGTCGATGCCGCCAAGGCGCCCCAGCCCGGCACGAATGCCCCGGCAGCCGAGGCCGCGCTGCGCGAAGTCGCCGCTTTGACCGCGCCGCAGGCCCCGCAGAGTGAGGGGCTTCGCCTCAGCCCGCCACAGCCGACACCCGCGCCCGCGCCGAACCCCGCCGCCGCGCCTGATGAGCAACTGCGCCAGCATGTCAGCCAGCAGGTCCGCGGCCTCGACACCGCCGACAACAAGCTGCGCTTCTCGCTCTCGCCCTACGGCATGGGCGAGATCGAGATCGAAGTCGTGCGCAGCGAGACGGGCCGCATGCAGATCGCCATGACCACCGAAAGCGCCTCGGTGCTGAACATGTTGCGGCAAGACCGCGAACAACTGCTGGATGCGCTGCAGTCGCGCGGCATCAGCGCCGATAACGCCGACCTTGATTTCCAGACCTTCGACGACCGGGGCCGCAACGGCGGGCAGCAGCAGGGGCCAGAGTTCACCCAAAGAGCAGCGCAGGCCGATGACGCGCCGGGCAGTGACGCCCAGCCCTTGGCCCAAACCCCCAGCTCAAACTTGAGCGCCGGGCAGTTGGATATCCTCACCTGAAAGGCGAGACCATGATTGACGCGACCACAGCAAGCACCCTGAGCACCGCCAACACCTCGGCGGCGGCGACCTCTTCGGCTGAGCTTCAAGAGAGCTACAACAGCTTTCTGACCCTACTGACGGCGCAGATCTCAAACCAAGACCCGCTGAACCCGGTGGATTCGACGCAGTTCGTTTCGCAACTGGCGCAATTGACCCAAGTCGAGCAGAGCATCGCTACCAACGCGAGCCTTGAGCAGATCAGCACGATGCTTTCCACCGTCGGCGCGATGTCGGACCTGCAATTGATCGGGCGCGACGTGCTTGTCCCCTCGACCCAAGTGCGCATGACCGAAGATGAATTCCCGCTGAGCTATCAGCTCAATGCCGGGGCGGAGGATGTGACCGTCCGCATCTATTCCCAAGACGGCAGCCTGATCCGCGAGATGCCCGGCCCCTCTACCGCAGAGGGGGAGGTGATCGACGTGGATTGGAACCGCCTCGATTCAGTGGGCCTGCCGGTGCCGCCCGATACTTTCCGGGTTGAGATCACGGCGACGGATGCCGCTGGCAATGACGTGGGGGTGACCCCGTTGACCCGGTCCGAGGTGACGCGGGTGAACTTCACCGCCTTGGGGCCGGAGTTGGAGTTAGATAACGGGGAATCCGTGCTGTCGAACGTGGTGCGATCGGTTCTGTAAACCTTCGGCGCGGCGCGGGTCAGAGCCGCGCCACATCCTGTTTGTAGAGCGATACGAACATCACATCGTCGACGCCCTTATGTTCTTTGCTGATCAGATCGCGCAGCAGCCGCGAGAGAGCTTCGCTGTCAATCGCCACCCCGCGCAGCACAGCGCTTTCGGCGGCGAGGTTCATCGCCTGCAAAAGGGAATCGCGCATCCGCGTCGCATCTTCGACCCGGCGGTAGCGTTCGGCCAATTCCAGCGTTCCCATCTTCAGCGCGAAATCCGCCACGATATAAGAGACGCTGTTGGTCTTCTCCACCGGGATCGTCATCTGACCAAGCCGCACCACGGTGCGGTCCTTGGCCAGTTCATAGCTGTCCATCGGCGCTTGGGCCTCATCCTTGGCGGATGCCTCACCATGGGCGTCTTTCTCGGGGGTATGGGCTGCGTCTTTTGCAGCCTCATCCGCGCCATGGGGGGCGTTTTCATCAATCTCTGTTCCCGCCGCTTCGGCTGGGGCAGGGGCAAGGGCCAGACCGGCGCCATAGCCTGCACCCATGCAAAGCAAGGGGAGTGCTACGAATGCGATTGCTGCCTTTTTCATGTTCGACCTTTCCTGAGCTTTCGTCAGGTTTAACGGTCGATTGCGACGGCAATGGTCTCACTTTGTGACCAAGTCAGGAATTAATAGGGCAGGATCACATCCATCGCATCTTCGCCGTAACTGCGCTCTTGGGCGCGCGAAAGCGTGCCGCGACCGCCATAGGCGATGCGGGCTTCGGCGATCTTGTCGTAAGAGATGGTGTTGTCGTCACGGATGTCGGCAGGGCGCACGATCCCGGCCATGCGCAGCTCACGCAGCTCTTGATTCACCATGATTTCTTGGCGTCCCGCGACCACAAGCGTGCCGTTGGGCAATTTGTCGATGACCAAGGCGGCCACTTTAAGCTCGATCTGTTCGTTGCGCGAAATGGCGCCAGAGCCGCTTGCCTCGGAGGCCGAGCCGATCTCGACGACATCGCCGCTCGGGAGGTCGGCTGCGCTGATTCCGGGCAGAATTGCGGCAATTTTCGCGCCATAGCCAAAGAATGTCGGGAAACCGATGGAGCTTGCGCCCTCGCGTTCGCGGTCGGTGGAGTTGCGCAATTGCGCGCGGTCGTCGATTGAGATCACGACCGTGACGATATCACCGATATCATCGGCGCGCTGGTCCGCAAACAACGCTTCGCTGCGGGCCGAGAAGAGCGAGGCTTTGGCGCTGCCGCGGCGTGGCGGCTCCATCGCGACGGCGGGCATCGGCACTTGAACGCGGGCCACTTCAGGGATGGTTTGCCCATCCACCACGATCGGCGAGGGCTGCGGATCGCGGTCGAAGTGATCTGCGGTATCACAGGCGGTCAGGGCAAGGGCCGCGCCCAACATCAAGACAGAGGGGCGCGCGAAAGCGGTGGTCATCGAATGATCTCCACGGTCCCTTCGCCGGTGGCGATGCCGGTGACCGTTTTGTTGCTGACAAGGTTCACGATACGGATTTCCTGCCCCTCATGCGCATCATCAAGTGCGCGCCCCGGAGAGGAGAGGGCGAGAAGCCCGTCGCTGAAATAGATATCCACCCGCTCACCCCGGTTGATGACCAAGGGCTGGATGATGGACTGGATCTGGATCGGGCGGCCCGGCGTCAGGACGCGGCGGACCTGTTTGCCGATGACCTCTTCCATATCCGTCATCACATAGGTGCCGATGCGTCCCACGGGTAGGCGCATGACGGTCAGGTCGTCTTCCATGATGATATCATCGGGCAGCAGGCGCGTGACGGGGACAGGGACCGGCATGGTCACAAGGGCATAGCCGCCGATGCGCTGCACCTCGCCTGTCTCAAGCACCGCATTCGCCAGAAATTTGCCGCTGCGCGGGTCCATCCAGAACTCTGCCAGCGTCAACACGGCGTCAGCTGGGGCGTCCTTGATTGTGATCTCGAACTCGCCGTCTTGCGGCAGGCTGTCGGCGTAATCCGTGCGCGCGCGTTCCTCGACCAACACACCGATGGGGGCCGACAGGGCAGGGCCCGTCAGCACCATCAGGCCAAGGAAGAGGGCGGCGAGCCGTTTCATTAGCGGATTTGGTTCGCAGCCGAGAGCATCTGGTCTGCGGTCTCGATTGACTTGGAGTTCATCTCATAGGCGCGCTGCGCCGAGATCAGATCGGTAATCTGCTGAATGACATTCACGTTGGACGCCTCAAGATAGCCCTGACGGATCATCCCCGCGCCCGGATCACCGGGGTTCACCACCTGCGCTTCGCCCGAGGCTTCGGTTGCCAGCAGGAAGTTGTTGCCCACCGGGCGCATCCCCGGCTCGTTGACAAAGGTGGTCAGGCTGAACTGGCCCAGCTCCACCGGCACGGGATCGTTTTCGACATAGGCCATCACGACGCCCTGTTCGTTGATTTCGACCGCTGTGGTGTTTTCGGGCACGACCATGCCCGGCTCGACGCGGTAGCCCTGCATCGTGACGATCTCCCCCTCGGGGGAAAGCTGGAACGACCCGTCGCGGGTATAAGCGGTGCCGCCATCGGGCAGCGTGACCGAGAAATACCCACGCCCGTCGATGGCGACGTTAAGCTGGTTCTCGGTGGCAACCATGCCGCCTTGAGTATTCAGCCGCACGGTGCCTGCGGTCTGCACGCCCATGCCGATATCGATGCCCACGGGGCGGGTCGATCCGGCCTCGGAAGTGACGGCGCCCTCGCGCTGCATCGATTGATAGATCAGATCCTGAAAGGCGGCGCGGCTGGCTTTGAACCCGGTGGTGTTCGCGTTGGCGATGTTGTTCGAGATCACATCGACATTGGTCTGCTGCGCCATCATGCCGGTTGCGGCGATGCTAAGTGCCTTCATTGTCTCGTTCCTTCCGTTTCACGGATGTCGGGGTCAGACCGCCTGCGCGATCCGTTTGAGCGAGTCGCGGCGCAGGTCGTCCGCATTGCCCATCATGGTATTGGTGCGCTCATAGGCGCGTTGCACGTCGATCAGGCGGGTCATCTCGCGCACCGGGTTGACGTTGCTAAGCTCCAGCGTGCCTTGGCGCACCTGCACGGCTTCGGCCACGGCAGGATTGGCGGCGCCCTCTGGCGCAACCAGCATGCCGCCGCCAAGGCGCTTGTAGCTTTGGATTTCTGGGATATTAAAAACGCCGATACGGCCCAGCGGGCCGGTCTCACTGCCCGAAATCGTGCCATCTTCGGAAATGTTGATGTCGCCCAGGCCTGCGGGTGGCAGTTGGATCGGCGCACCGCCCGCGTCGAGCACTTTTGCCCCCGACAACAGGGTCAGATTGCCCTCCGGATCGAGGACAAAGCTGCCATCGCGGCCAAAGGCCTGCTGCCCGTCGGCGGTTTGATAGCTGAACCACCCCTCACCATGCAGCGCCACATCCAGCGGGTTGCCAGTCTGCGACAGCGCGCCGGGGCGGGTGTCGATGTAGGAGCCCGTGTCGCTGACGAATGCCGCCTGATCGTCGCCAAGCGCGGTGTTGTCCTGCAGCAGCGCTTCGAACACCACATGTTCGCCCTTGTAGCCTGCGGTGCTGGCGTTGGCGATGTTGTTGGCGGTGATGTCGAGTTGGCGCTGAAGGGAAGTCGCCAGCGACATGCTGATATGGCTGGTTTCCGTCATGGCGGGCCTCAGTTTGGGCAAGGATGGCGTGACTTTATTGAAGGTCAGTGTGAAATAAAGAATGGATCTTTACAAGAATAAAGTGCATCTATTCATAGAATGAAGCATCTGCACAACATTGTCCTTGGTCTCTCTTTGATCTTGGCCGCGCCTGTGGCGGGGGAGGTAGGCGCTATCTTTGCGCCTCTATCCTTGGTGGAACATGGGCGAGAGGATTTCCTTGCCGCCCGTGAGACGCTGATGGCGCAGCTTTTCGCCGCGACCGATCCGGATGCCCCTCAGCGGGCCGCGGCGCTGCTGGACCTTTCGGAACTGCACCTTGCATGGATGATGCGCCCTGAGGCGGCAGGCTTTCTGGCGGCACTCGACGCCGAGGCCCTCAAAGGTGACGCAGCGCGGCGGCATCGAACATTGAACCTCGCCCTTGCTTTGTTGGAAGAGGACGCGGGCGCGGGCGGAGATTTGGGGCAGGCGGTGTCTTGGTCCGTCGGGTGGAGCGAGGGGCAGGCCCTGCGGGCAGCGGCCTTTGCCCGGCTGGGGGCGGCGGAGGAGGCGGCGCGTTTGATGCCGCGCACGTTGGAGAGTCTCGGCGCCCTGTCACCCGCGATCCAAGCCGCGGTCCTGCCGGACCTGCTTGAGGCGGCTTTGGAGGCCGAGAATTGGGATGTGGCGCAGGCACTGGCCGCGCAGTTTCCCAAACATGCAGAGTTGCGCGATGGCCCCGCCTATCGCTACCTGCTGGCCCGCGCGTCAGAAGTGTCGGGCGATCTTTTGATGGCCTTTGAGGGGTATGTCCAAGCCGCGCAGGGCCGCGATCTCTATGCGCAACGGGCGCGGCTCGCGCTGGTGCGGATGGGGCGAGAGACCGAGACCTTGCCGGGGGAGGATGCGCTGTCCCTGCTCAAAGCCGCCCGCTGGATGTGGAGCGGGGATGACCTTGGCCGCGAGGGCGCGGTGCTGCTGGCCGAGGTCGCGACAGAGCAGGGCGATACCGATACCGCCCTTTGGGCCTTGCACAATTTGCTGCGCAGCGCCCCTAATGATGAGGCCGACGCGCTACGCGCGCAGGCGCGGGACATCTACGGCGCATTCTACGCCGCAGGCGCTGCAGGTGAGCTCGATCTGGGGCCGTTCCTTGAGGGGCACGCCCGCATCAGCGCCCGCTGGCGCTTTGATCCGGGTTTTGTGGAACATGCCGCCGCCGTGCCGCAGCGCCTGCTGGACACCGGGATGACCGCCCTTGCTGCGCGCGAGTATCGCGCGTTGCGTGAAATGGTGGAGGCTCTGGAGGGGGTCGGGACGAATGCCCCCGATGCAGCCCTTTTGGCCGATCTGCGCCGCGGCGAGGCCCGCGCGCTTTTGGCAGGCGGGCAGGCGGATGCGGCCGTAGATTTACTAAGCGGCTATGCCGACGATCAGGGGGCCGAGGCCGAAGCCCTTTTGGTCGAAGCCTTGGCGCAGGCGGGCCGCACGGATGAGTTGGCCGCCCTGCGCCTGCGCGCCCAAGACATGGACCTGCGCCGCAGCCGTGCGGTGGCTCTATACGAGACCGGCAAATGGGGCGCGGCCCGGCAGGCCTTTCTTGAAATGTGGGAGGCCCATCCCCCGCAGTTCGCCTTTGCCGATGCTACGCGCCTGACCCTTGCCGCCTATCAAGCGGGCGACAGCGAGACCGTCGCCCGGGCCGCCGCGGCCTTTCCCGCGCTTGCCGAATTGCCCGGCTGGGCAGACCTCGCCACCGGGCTCGGCGCACAGCCCCGAGGGGAGGGGCCGCTGGGATCAGACGTGATGCGGCTGAGCATGGAAAGCGCGGACCGTATCCTTGATGCCGTGACCAAAGTGACGGATGTCAAGGAAAGTCAGTGACATAAATATCAAATGCAAAATTTATTCTTGCTTTAGTCATGAAGAATCGGCTTTCTCATGTATAGGTCAAGAATAACAAGAACGAGCAGGATCAAGTCATGAGCATTACAAGCGCCCTCCAGATCGGGGTCAGCGGGTTGCAGGCCAACTCCTCCCGCGTCCAGAATATCTCTAGCAATATCGCCAACGCCAATACGGTTGGCTATCGGCGGACCTTTTCGGAATTCGTGACGCAGAATACCGGGGCAACGCAGGCGGGGGTGCTCACGGACGTGCGGGCCGATATCTCGGCCAATGGCAACATCATGGGCACCGGTCGCTCAACGGATCTGGCGGTGCAGGGTGATGGCTTTTTCGTCGTGTCGCGCAACCCCAATGATCCTGTCGAATCCAACTACTACATGACCCGTGCGGGTTCCTTTACCCCGGATCAGAACGGCAACCTGCGCAACTCTGCGGGTTATTTTCTGTCGGGCTTTCCCACCGATGCAGCCGGGGCCACCGGCAGTGTCAGCAGCACCAGCTACAATGACCTCAGCACCGTGAATGTGGCCAGCTATCAGGTTCAAGGTACGCCCAGTGCGCGCGTCGGCGTGTCTGGCAATGTGCCTGCGCAGGAAACCGGGGCCGGCAGCACCGGCACGGCCTTCGAATCCACCCTGCGCTACGTCAATCAGCTGGGCGGCAGCGACGCGCTGACCCTGTCTTGGGCTCCGGGTACCACGGCCAATGAATGGACCGTCAGTATCAGCGATGAGGCAGGCAACAGCTATGGCGATGCGAGGGTGAACTTCACCGACAGCGGCGTCAACGCGGGCAGCCCCGAGAGCTACACGCCCGGCACCCTGCCGATTGACCCCGCGACCGGCGTTGTGACCCTGTCGATCAACAACGGCGGCACTCCACAACCGCTTGAGATCGATTTTGGCGCGCCCGGCACCCTTGAGGGGATGACCCAGTTTTCCGGCGACTACACGCCCCCGGCCTTTTCGGACGACGGCACCGAGACCGGCAGCCTTGAGCGGGCCGAGATGAGCGACAGCGGCATCCTTTATGGGGTCTTTGACAACGGTCAGCGCCGTGCGCTGTTCCAAGTGCCGCTTGCCAATGTTGCCAACCCCGACCAGATGCGCTCGGTCGATGGCAACGCCTATGTTGCCACCCGCGATTCCGGCGCAGTGAGCATCGGCAATCCGATGCTGAACGGTCTGGGC
Coding sequences within it:
- a CDS encoding MucR family transcriptional regulator, producing MPNVPPKQNLSDTAIATIVSGFASRSDVTIDDILTLVERLRATPADAPATALANIPAAVAPIAPKAQGMTAAPGEQPMTDDTIFCLCCGKGFKMLKRHLGAEHGLTEAEYRVMFSLPADAPLVAPSYSKRKAEYAKRAGLGKYSRDKSDNNAELS
- a CDS encoding flagellar motor protein MotB, translating into MADKKNAMIIIKRYDAEGGHAHHGGGWKVAYADFMTAMMAFFLLLWILAASDEEKLRGLANYFTPTVSDGGSSSDAAADLRPLMAAGVMTGAVDNTGNVQKPTFGRDNPMMVFDSRLRDKPAAVVVEYAEAPEPAAAADPATLAAIEESERRQSEIDRMAEDIAERITSDSALNDLARNVRLEKSNGALTVQVLDQDERSLFARGSADVTPKTRELLLAIGDVIADQNQPVEIVGHTDAAAFGANNGYTNWELSADRANATRRTLMAAGIAGARFMRVSGVADTQPINTIDPLASENRRISIRLVYQAE
- a CDS encoding flagellar hook-length control protein FliK; amino-acid sequence: MIAQLQVAPAVQTAAGLGQPSQKGAAEGFAALMQGMAGQEAAPEPQVQGMQTPLPETDTAEDALPEGIDLETAEGLMALMDHAIAGLEETNNPVTPKAALAAFAEALGAAPPDSVGALEAVAQFDDPSLEAALEEKLGRAMRIPTPTSQLSIASAVVPVVGRIAIVKGQALRMAEGAAPALQIDGIVGQVAAKPVTSGDTQVLRLTPASTTEMGAAPTAPVAAAASAAPVAAAEASTISAAQVDLSAEAADPRITAAADRFSASVDAAKAPQPGTNAPAAEAALREVAALTAPQAPQSEGLRLSPPQPTPAPAPNPAAAPDEQLRQHVSQQVRGLDTADNKLRFSLSPYGMGEIEIEVVRSETGRMQIAMTTESASVLNMLRQDREQLLDALQSRGISADNADLDFQTFDDRGRNGGQQQGPEFTQRAAQADDAPGSDAQPLAQTPSSNLSAGQLDILT
- a CDS encoding flagellar hook assembly protein FlgD, whose product is MIDATTASTLSTANTSAAATSSAELQESYNSFLTLLTAQISNQDPLNPVDSTQFVSQLAQLTQVEQSIATNASLEQISTMLSTVGAMSDLQLIGRDVLVPSTQVRMTEDEFPLSYQLNAGAEDVTVRIYSQDGSLIREMPGPSTAEGEVIDVDWNRLDSVGLPVPPDTFRVEITATDAAGNDVGVTPLTRSEVTRVNFTALGPELELDNGESVLSNVVRSVL
- a CDS encoding flagellar basal body L-ring protein FlgH produces the protein MTTAFARPSVLMLGAALALTACDTADHFDRDPQPSPIVVDGQTIPEVARVQVPMPAVAMEPPRRGSAKASLFSARSEALFADQRADDIGDIVTVVISIDDRAQLRNSTDREREGASSIGFPTFFGYGAKIAAILPGISAADLPSGDVVEIGSASEASGSGAISRNEQIELKVAALVIDKLPNGTLVVAGRQEIMVNQELRELRMAGIVRPADIRDDNTISYDKIAEARIAYGGRGTLSRAQERSYGEDAMDVILPY
- the flgA gene encoding flagellar basal body P-ring formation chaperone FlgA codes for the protein MKRLAALFLGLMVLTGPALSAPIGVLVEERARTDYADSLPQDGEFEITIKDAPADAVLTLAEFWMDPRSGKFLANAVLETGEVQRIGGYALVTMPVPVPVTRLLPDDIIMEDDLTVMRLPVGRIGTYVMTDMEEVIGKQVRRVLTPGRPIQIQSIIQPLVINRGERVDIYFSDGLLALSSPGRALDDAHEGQEIRIVNLVSNKTVTGIATGEGTVEIIR
- the flgG gene encoding flagellar basal-body rod protein FlgG; amino-acid sequence: MKALSIAATGMMAQQTNVDVISNNIANANTTGFKASRAAFQDLIYQSMQREGAVTSEAGSTRPVGIDIGMGVQTAGTVRLNTQGGMVATENQLNVAIDGRGYFSVTLPDGGTAYTRDGSFQLSPEGEIVTMQGYRVEPGMVVPENTTAVEINEQGVVMAYVENDPVPVELGQFSLTTFVNEPGMRPVGNNFLLATEASGEAQVVNPGDPGAGMIRQGYLEASNVNVIQQITDLISAQRAYEMNSKSIETADQMLSAANQIR
- the flgF gene encoding flagellar basal-body rod protein FlgF, with amino-acid sequence MTETSHISMSLATSLQRQLDITANNIANASTAGYKGEHVVFEALLQDNTALGDDQAAFVSDTGSYIDTRPGALSQTGNPLDVALHGEGWFSYQTADGQQAFGRDGSFVLDPEGNLTLLSGAKVLDAGGAPIQLPPAGLGDINISEDGTISGSETGPLGRIGVFNIPEIQSYKRLGGGMLVAPEGAANPAVAEAVQVRQGTLELSNVNPVREMTRLIDVQRAYERTNTMMGNADDLRRDSLKRIAQAV
- a CDS encoding flagellar hook protein FlgE; its protein translation is MSITSALQIGVSGLQANSSRVQNISSNIANANTVGYRRTFSEFVTQNTGATQAGVLTDVRADISANGNIMGTGRSTDLAVQGDGFFVVSRNPNDPVESNYYMTRAGSFTPDQNGNLRNSAGYFLSGFPTDAAGATGSVSSTSYNDLSTVNVASYQVQGTPSARVGVSGNVPAQETGAGSTGTAFESTLRYVNQLGGSDALTLSWAPGTTANEWTVSISDEAGNSYGDARVNFTDSGVNAGSPESYTPGTLPIDPATGVVTLSINNGGTPQPLEIDFGAPGTLEGMTQFSGDYTPPAFSDDGTETGSLERAEMSDSGILYGVFDNGQRRALFQVPLANVANPDQMRSVDGNAYVATRDSGAVSIGNPMLNGLGSINSGALEGSNVDIAQELTDLIQTQRAYSSSAKIITTSDEMLSETLSIKR